In Humulus lupulus chromosome 6, drHumLupu1.1, whole genome shotgun sequence, a single genomic region encodes these proteins:
- the LOC133785064 gene encoding uncharacterized protein LOC133785064 encodes MKDPGSFAIPCTIGNFYCGMALCDLGASINLMPMSIFKQLGIGEVRPTTVTLQLADRSLAHPDGKIEDVLVRVDKFIFPTDFIVLDYEADREVPIILGRPFLATGRTLIDVQKGELTMRVQDEKVTFNVFKAMRFPNGVEECSVVLVVDSLASREFEMSNVGDPLERLLLFNSHNKEDEEEYLAWLEANSQGLKTRNRFDSLALSSREFKAPKPSIEEPPELELKVLPSHLRYAYLGPSSTLPIIISAELNHDQEEKLLEVLRQFKKAIGWTIADIKGISPSLCMHKILLENNKNGLLKGREG; translated from the coding sequence ATGAAAGATCCTGGGAGTTTCGCCATTCCCTGCACCATTGGTAATTTTTATTGTGGCATGGCTTTATGCGATTTGGGTGCAAGCATTAACTTGATGCCAATGTCTATTTTCAAGCAATTGGGGATTGGAGAAGTTAGGCCTACTACAGTTACTCTTCAATTAGCAGATAGATCTCTTGCTCATCCGGATGGGAAGATTGAAGATGTATTGGTAAGGGTAGACAAATTCATATTCCCTACTGATTTTATTGTGTTAGACTATGAGGCAGACAGAGAGGTGCCCATTATCTTGGGGAGGCCGTTTCTTGCGACAGGAAGAACTTTAATAGATGTGCAGAAGGGAGAGCTGACTATGAGGGTCCAAGATGAAAAGGTgacttttaatgtttttaaagctATGAGATTTCCTAATGGAGTGGAGGAATGCTCAGTGGTTTTAGTGGTAGATTCTTTGGCATCAAGGGAATTTGAGATGAGTAATGTTGGTGATCCATTAGAGAGGTTATTGTTGTTCAATTCACACAATAAGGAAGATGAGGAGGAGTACTTAGCTTGGTTGGAGGCTAATTCTCAAGGGTTAAAAACAAGAAACCGATTTGATTCATTGGCGTTGTCATCTAGGGAGTTCAAGGCTCCTAAACCATCCATTGAAGAGCCACCTGAGTTGGAGCTGAAAGTTTTGCCATCGCATTTGCGATATGCCTACTTGGGTCCATCATCCACTTTACCTATTATTATTTCAGCGGAGTTGAACCATGATCAAGAAGAAAAGTTGCTCGAAGTATTGAGACAGTTCAAaaaggccattgggtggaccatTGCAGACATAaagggtattagtccttctctatGTATGCATAAGATTctgttagaaaacaataaaaatggACTATTGAAGGGCAGAGAAGGCTAa
- the LOC133785065 gene encoding uncharacterized protein LOC133785065 has translation MGQFSGMPTEDPHLHLRLFIEVSDSFKLPGVTEDALRLKLFPYSLRYRPRAWLNFLPSDSVSTWQELAERFLMKYFPPTKNAKLRNEITSFKQLDEESLYEAWEWFKELLCKCPHHGIPHCIQMETFYNGLNAHTRMVVDASANGALLAKSYNEAFEILERISNNNYQWPTSRLSTGRKVAGIHDVDAITSLAAQVSSISNMLKIMNMGMNQSMGQTMGTQMGPMENISCVYCGEGHTFDNCPSNPAAVCYMGNQNRNSPYSNSYNPSWRQHPNFSWSNQGAGPSNSSMPPRPNFPPGYPPQAPQQRPQQQAMQSSSLENMLKEYIVKNEAMIQIQAASLRNLENQVGQLANELRNRPHGALPCDTKNPRNGSKEHCKAVTLRSGKELENSKANSGHEGEPSSIQINEEIQKDAEIPSVEKSSSAQNVAGMPQHQFPGSSSTRRPPPFPQRFQKQKLDSQFKKFLDILRQLHINNPLVEALEKMPNYVKFMKDILTKKRRLGGI, from the coding sequence ATGGGTCAGTTTAGTGGGATGCCAAcagaggatcctcaccttcacctTCGCTTGTTCATTGAAGTAAGTGACTCTTTCAAGCTGCCCGGCGTGACAGAGGATGCATTGAGACTAAAGTTGTTCCCATACTCCTTGAGATACAGACCCAGAGCTTGGTTGAACTTTTTGCCATCTGATTCTGTGAGTACTTGGCAAGAGTTGGCTGAGCGGTTTTTGATGAAGTATTTTCCTCCCACTAAGAATGCCAAGCTCCGCAATGAGATTACTTCATTTAAGCAGCTTGATGAAGAATCTTTATATGAGGCATGGGAGTGGTTTAAGGAGTTGTTGTGCAAATGCCCTCATCATGGCATTCCTCATTGCATCCAGATGGAGACATTTTATAATGGTCTAAATGCCCACACTAGAATGGTGGTTGATGCTTCAGCGAACGGGGCTCTTCTTGCTAAGTCCTATAATGAGGCATTTGAAATACTTGAAAGGAtatccaacaacaactatcagtggcCCACTTCTAGATTGTCTACAGGTAGAAAGGTGGCTGGTATTCATGATGTAGATGCCAtcacttctttggcagcccaagtctCCTCTATTTCTAATATGCTCAAGATAATGAATATGGGAATGAATCAGTCAATGGGGCAGACCATGGGGACACAAATGGGACCTATGGAGAACATTTCTTGTGTGTATTGTGGTGAGGGCCATACTTTTGACAACTGTCCTTCCAATCCAGCAGCTGTGTGTTACATGGGGAACCAAAATAGGAATAGCCCTTATTCTAATTCCTACAACCCATCATGGAGGCAACATCCCAACTTCTCGTGGAGTAATCAAGGGGCTGGCCCTAGCAATTCTTCTATGCCTCCAAGACCAAATTTCCCACCGGGTTATCCCCCACAAGCACCACAACAAAGGCCACAACAACAAGCAATGCAATCTAGCTCTCTTGAGAACATGTTGAAGGAGTATATAGTGAAGAATGAAGCCATGATCCAAATCCAAGCTGCATCATTGAGAAACTTAGAAAACCAAGTTGGGCAGCTAGCTAATGAGCTTAGAAATAGACCCCATGGTGCATTACCATGTGACACCAAGAATCCAAGAAATGGGAGCAAAGAACATTGTAAAGCCGTCACTTTGAGAAGTGGGAAGGAGTTGGAGAATTCCAAGGCCAACTCTGGGCATGAGggtgagccctcttcaatccaaataaatgaggaaATTCAAAAAGACGCTGAAATTCCTAGTGTGGAAAAATCTTCCTCTGCCCAGAATGTTGCAGGAATGCCACAACATCAGTTCCCAGGTAGCTCGAGTACAAGGCGACCACCTCCATTTCCCCAACGTTTTCAGAAACAAAAGTTGGACTCTCAATTTAAAAAGTTCCTAGACATCTTGAGGCAGCTACATATTAACAATCCCCTTGTCGAAGCCCTAGAGAaaatgcccaactatgtgaagttcATGAAAGATATCCTTACAAAGAAGAGAAGATTGGGGGGAATTTAA